In Toxotes jaculatrix isolate fToxJac2 chromosome 11, fToxJac2.pri, whole genome shotgun sequence, a single genomic region encodes these proteins:
- the LOC121190089 gene encoding uncharacterized protein C10orf105-like, whose translation MNATEPGSNFTFNSITENVTLSSLTTTTTTISPTIPQPPSYSSDIHDPEFTIMVVLGLSLLLAGLAAFLAVCRPSEQDGGSETSCGPGESLTCGRSRSSEPQLKVWKRLGSYRRSYNLSFRRPPHRRPHERESTHASLSNPATQTPQSEASGEPHLTMPCLFDYVTEI comes from the coding sequence ATGAACGCCACTGAGCCAGGCTCCAACTTCACTTTCAACTCCATTACAGAAAACGTCACTCTGTCCAGCCtgacaaccaccaccaccaccatctctCCCACCATCCCACAGCCTCCATCCTATTCTTCAGACATCCACGACCCAGAATTCACCATCATGGTGGTGCTGGGCTTATCGCTGCTGCTGGCAGGGTTAGCAGCCTTCCTGGCAGTGTGCCGACCCTCTGAACAGGATGGGGGCTCTGAGACGAGCTGTGGCCCAGGGGAGAGCTTGACCTGTGGACGCAGCCGGTCCAGTGAGCCCCAGCTCAAGGTGTGGAAGAGACTGGGCTCGTATCGGCGTTCATACAACCTATCCTTCAGACGACCGCCGCATCGCAGACCACACGAGCGTGAGAGCACACATGCGTCCCTGTCTAACCCAGCCACACAGACGCCACAGTCAGAAGCCAGCGGGGAGCCCCACCTCACTATGCCATGTCTATTTGACTATGTCACTGAAATCTGA